A genomic stretch from Sporocytophaga myxococcoides DSM 11118 includes:
- a CDS encoding aminotransferase class I/II-fold pyridoxal phosphate-dependent enzyme has product MKNVLELINEIVTNGKNRGVGQFTTEDEFYDGRIITVEGNKLINFGSCSYLGLELDQRLKDGAIEAIKKFGVQFSCSRTYMSCTLYRELESLVRKIFDAPVVLSTSVSLGHHAVIPVVVGENDAIIMDQQVHASVQDAAIKMKAKGVFVTIVRHNDMDELRKKVTELSQSYNKVWYMMDGVYSMYGDFAPMDQISEMLKNHKKFHIYADDAHGLGWMGQHGRGYVLNQMLLHPKMIVATSLNKAFAAGGGAFVIPDEELCQKVRNCGGAFIFSGPHQIPVLGAGIASAKILLSDEIYEKQAALAEKIAYCHELLEAHNLPVVSNPNTPIFFIGLGLVRVGYNLVKRMLGEGCFVNISAFPAVPETCTGVRFTITLHHTKEDIEKLVKGLAYHFPKALEEEGRTVNDVYRAFRRIANFKEKDEISIPTSTSGFSIQYEQSISKIDKNLWNKLLGTEGIIDHESLEIMEKSFSQNFEPENNWNFHYYIIRDKIGIPVLATFFTTALTKDDMLAPPESSKIIESGRQKNKYFLTSKSLIMGTLLTEGKHMYLNQNHNEWQKALMLLLDTVWKLQDTEKAVVLNLRDFYKKNTDLYNFFKDQGFIPVPLPDTHVIENFNWKSADNFIEQVTSEKRYYIKKRAQNFESLYDVNIITNPSENKIDEYYELYKNVAAKSFVLNTFLLPKKLFLNIAKKNSWEFIELSIKGTNHPSGIAICHKSASEYCFLLTGMNYEFVDTHNLYPQILWQIVKRAGELNVPSVSLGFTASQNKRKFNANVIEKIGFVQMKDSFSVSFINTLAGGGKAA; this is encoded by the coding sequence ATGAAAAATGTTCTAGAACTCATTAATGAGATTGTAACAAATGGAAAAAATCGTGGGGTTGGGCAATTTACTACAGAAGATGAATTTTATGACGGAAGAATTATAACCGTTGAGGGAAATAAGCTAATTAACTTTGGTTCTTGTAGTTACCTTGGTCTTGAACTAGATCAAAGACTTAAAGACGGAGCTATTGAAGCGATAAAAAAATTTGGTGTACAATTTTCATGTTCCCGTACATATATGTCATGTACACTTTATAGAGAACTTGAAAGTCTGGTCAGAAAGATTTTTGATGCCCCTGTAGTGCTATCAACTTCTGTTTCTCTCGGACATCATGCAGTGATTCCTGTAGTAGTAGGAGAAAATGACGCTATAATAATGGACCAACAGGTTCATGCGAGTGTTCAAGATGCAGCTATTAAAATGAAAGCGAAAGGAGTCTTTGTCACAATTGTTAGGCATAATGACATGGATGAATTGAGAAAAAAAGTAACCGAACTTAGCCAATCATATAATAAGGTTTGGTATATGATGGATGGAGTTTATAGTATGTATGGCGACTTCGCTCCCATGGATCAGATCTCGGAGATGTTAAAGAACCACAAAAAATTCCATATTTATGCAGATGATGCTCATGGATTAGGTTGGATGGGGCAACATGGACGCGGATATGTGCTCAATCAGATGCTCCTACACCCTAAAATGATTGTTGCTACTTCTCTTAATAAAGCATTTGCAGCTGGAGGAGGTGCATTTGTAATTCCGGATGAAGAACTCTGCCAGAAAGTGAGAAACTGTGGAGGTGCGTTTATTTTTTCAGGACCGCACCAGATTCCGGTTTTGGGAGCAGGAATAGCATCTGCTAAAATTTTGCTCTCAGATGAAATTTACGAAAAACAAGCTGCACTTGCTGAGAAGATTGCATACTGTCATGAACTTTTGGAGGCTCACAACTTACCTGTAGTATCCAACCCGAATACTCCAATATTCTTTATAGGATTAGGATTGGTTAGAGTAGGCTACAATTTGGTAAAGAGAATGCTGGGAGAAGGTTGTTTTGTAAATATCTCGGCCTTTCCTGCGGTACCAGAAACCTGCACTGGAGTTAGATTCACTATTACATTACACCATACTAAAGAAGATATAGAAAAACTAGTAAAAGGACTGGCATACCATTTCCCAAAGGCCCTAGAAGAGGAAGGCAGAACTGTAAATGATGTCTACAGGGCATTTAGAAGAATAGCTAATTTTAAAGAGAAAGATGAAATTTCAATTCCTACATCAACCTCAGGGTTTTCAATTCAATATGAGCAATCCATCTCTAAAATTGACAAAAATCTTTGGAATAAACTTTTAGGTACAGAGGGAATTATAGATCATGAGAGTCTTGAAATAATGGAAAAAAGTTTTTCTCAAAACTTTGAACCTGAAAACAATTGGAACTTCCACTATTATATCATAAGAGACAAGATAGGCATACCAGTACTTGCAACTTTTTTTACAACTGCTCTCACTAAAGATGATATGCTTGCTCCCCCTGAATCATCAAAAATTATTGAGTCAGGAAGGCAAAAAAATAAATATTTCCTGACCTCAAAATCTTTGATTATGGGCACACTGCTTACGGAAGGTAAACATATGTACCTTAATCAAAATCATAATGAATGGCAGAAAGCATTAATGTTGTTGCTCGACACCGTTTGGAAGCTTCAGGACACAGAGAAAGCCGTGGTTTTAAACTTAAGAGATTTTTACAAAAAAAATACAGATCTATATAATTTCTTTAAAGACCAGGGATTTATTCCTGTTCCTCTTCCCGACACACATGTTATTGAAAATTTCAATTGGAAATCCGCTGATAATTTTATTGAGCAGGTAACCAGTGAGAAACGTTACTATATTAAGAAAAGGGCCCAAAATTTTGAATCTTTATACGATGTAAATATTATTACTAATCCTTCTGAAAATAAGATTGACGAATACTATGAGCTGTATAAAAATGTAGCCGCTAAAAGTTTCGTTTTAAATACTTTTTTACTCCCTAAAAAACTATTCCTGAATATAGCAAAGAAAAATTCTTGGGAATTTATCGAATTGTCCATTAAAGGAACAAATCATCCTTCAGGTATAGCAATTTGCCATAAATCGGCTTCAGAGTACTGCTTCTTGCTTACAGGAATGAACTATGAGTTTGTTGACACCCATAATTTATATCCACAGATACTTTGGCAAATAGTTAAAAGAGCTGGTGAGCTGAATGTTCCTAGTGTTTCTCTTGGATTTACTGCTTCACAGAATAAAAGGAAATTTAACGCTAATGTGATTGAAAAAATTGGTTTTGTTCAGATGAAAGACAGTTTCTCTGTATCATTCATTAATACACTCGCAGGTGGCGGAAAAGCAGCTTAA
- a CDS encoding DUF7010 family protein yields the protein MDRFTADVRNNYNNYYLLFSTMGLVWLLAGCLGAYNYPHLAMLALLGGATLFQPIYRVVRKAFGIKQTKTDHPLRMLTTLLAIGMPLGVTVGFFPFKENMNLFFPAFSLLFAMIFGIIGYIYKIKSFIILGLTNMAGNVYISHFYFDHFAFAGLFTGILLLATASAGKIYGEIDLRFISLKKKIKIPQGN from the coding sequence ATGGATAGATTTACAGCGGATGTTAGAAACAATTACAATAACTATTACCTGCTTTTCTCAACAATGGGACTCGTGTGGCTTTTAGCAGGATGTTTAGGTGCATATAACTACCCTCATTTGGCTATGCTTGCATTGCTGGGTGGTGCTACATTATTTCAGCCAATATATAGAGTTGTACGGAAGGCCTTTGGAATAAAACAAACTAAAACAGACCATCCTTTAAGGATGCTCACAACCCTTCTGGCTATAGGAATGCCACTTGGAGTAACTGTCGGTTTTTTCCCTTTCAAAGAAAACATGAACTTGTTTTTTCCGGCTTTCAGCCTGCTATTTGCAATGATCTTTGGTATTATCGGATATATATATAAGATAAAATCATTTATCATTCTTGGATTAACCAACATGGCCGGAAATGTCTACATTTCTCACTTCTATTTTGACCACTTTGCCTTTGCCGGCCTGTTTACAGGTATTTTACTCCTGGCAACTGCAAGCGCAGGCAAAATATATGGAGAAATTGACTTGAGATTTATTTCATTAAAGAAGAAAATTAAAATCCCTCAGGGAAATTAA
- a CDS encoding glycoside hydrolase family 9 protein, giving the protein MIKLVNIKKLALFSLPILLLTPEAQSQSKLTEDIRLNQVGFYPSGPKTAVVVDAPSDKFYVIKENLKDTVFTGQLTPGVIWEHSKENVSKADFSKFKTPGTYRVFVPKLGYSFPFEIQEKVLLPVAKGSIRGYYYQRASIDLTPEHAGKWARPAGHPDNKVMVHGSAATATRPEKFEISSPRGWYDAGDYNKYIVNSGISTYTLLFIYEQFPKFADTVKLNIPESKNNVPDLLDEILWNVRWMLTMQDEDGGVYHKLTNPSFDGYIMPADAKAPRYVVQKGTAASLDFAAVTAQASRVFAKYKKEFPGLSDSLKNAAVKAYAWAKKNPNIEYRQTTLNQKFQPGIRTGEYGDTKFEDEFQWAAIELFVTTGKGAYFEESKLEYSLAQTPSIPDWASVSTLGLYTIAQNKSKLAEFENINPDVITGKIVSLANKYKENAEKSAYGTAMGTSGGDFRWGSNSIAANQGVLLIQAYLLTKDKNYLDAAQSNMDYLLGRNATGYCFLTGFGSKKVMHPHTRPSEADGIEDPVPGLLAGGPNPGQEDKADCPGSVYTSTAHAKSYIDHKCSYASNEIAINWNAPFVYLSFALEALRGK; this is encoded by the coding sequence ATGATTAAATTGGTAAATATCAAAAAGTTAGCACTTTTTTCTCTTCCAATTCTATTACTTACTCCGGAAGCGCAATCTCAATCAAAACTTACGGAGGATATCCGCCTGAATCAGGTAGGATTTTATCCATCTGGCCCTAAAACGGCAGTCGTTGTTGATGCACCTTCAGATAAATTTTATGTAATAAAAGAAAATCTGAAAGATACAGTCTTCACAGGACAGTTAACCCCTGGGGTTATATGGGAACATTCAAAAGAAAATGTTAGCAAGGCTGATTTTTCCAAATTTAAAACTCCGGGAACTTACCGCGTTTTTGTGCCCAAATTGGGATATTCATTCCCTTTTGAAATTCAAGAAAAGGTTTTACTTCCCGTGGCCAAAGGAAGTATCAGAGGTTACTACTATCAAAGAGCTTCTATTGACCTGACTCCTGAACATGCAGGAAAATGGGCAAGACCAGCAGGACATCCTGACAATAAAGTAATGGTTCACGGATCTGCAGCTACAGCTACACGTCCTGAAAAATTTGAAATCTCTTCTCCTAGAGGTTGGTACGATGCAGGTGATTATAATAAATATATTGTAAACTCAGGTATCAGTACTTATACATTGCTTTTCATTTATGAGCAATTTCCAAAATTCGCAGATACTGTAAAGCTTAACATCCCGGAAAGCAAGAACAATGTTCCTGACCTTCTTGACGAAATTTTGTGGAACGTAAGATGGATGCTTACTATGCAAGATGAAGACGGTGGTGTTTACCATAAACTTACTAACCCAAGCTTTGACGGTTACATCATGCCAGCAGATGCAAAAGCTCCTCGATATGTCGTGCAGAAAGGAACCGCTGCTTCTCTTGATTTTGCTGCAGTAACCGCGCAAGCATCAAGAGTATTTGCCAAATACAAAAAAGAGTTCCCTGGTCTTTCTGACTCTCTTAAAAATGCAGCTGTTAAAGCATATGCTTGGGCTAAAAAGAATCCAAACATTGAATACAGACAAACTACATTAAATCAAAAATTTCAGCCAGGTATTAGAACAGGTGAATATGGCGACACCAAATTTGAAGATGAATTTCAGTGGGCTGCAATTGAGCTCTTTGTAACTACAGGTAAAGGTGCGTATTTCGAAGAGTCTAAATTAGAATACTCACTTGCTCAGACCCCATCAATACCTGACTGGGCTAGTGTCTCAACTTTAGGTCTTTACACAATCGCGCAAAACAAATCCAAGCTTGCTGAATTTGAAAACATTAACCCCGATGTTATTACTGGAAAAATCGTAAGCCTTGCAAATAAATACAAAGAAAACGCAGAAAAATCTGCATATGGAACTGCAATGGGAACTTCAGGAGGTGATTTTAGATGGGGAAGCAACAGTATTGCAGCTAATCAGGGGGTCCTTCTAATCCAGGCTTACCTTCTTACTAAAGACAAAAACTATTTGGATGCAGCTCAATCTAACATGGACTATCTGCTTGGAAGAAATGCAACTGGCTATTGCTTCCTAACAGGATTTGGAAGCAAAAAAGTTATGCATCCTCACACAAGACCTTCAGAAGCTGACGGTATAGAAGATCCGGTTCCAGGTCTTCTTGCTGGTGGTCCAAATCCAGGTCAGGAAGATAAGGCTGACTGTCCCGGATCTGTATATACATCCACAGCTCACGCAAAATCTTATATCGATCATAAATGCAGCTATGCTTCTAATGAGATTGCAATTAATTGGAATGCTCCATTTGTCTATTTAAGCTTTGCATTAGAAGCTTTAAGAGGCAAATAG
- a CDS encoding glycoside hydrolase family 57 protein: MPAVCFYFQVHQPYRLKQYSFFNIGNDHNYSDERLNKEILNKVSDKCYLPANKLMLELIKKFNKQFRISYSISGIALEQFEKYRPDVLESFIDLARTGCVEFLGETYHHSLSYLYSKDEFVRQIELHEKKIKHYFNQEPVVFRNTELIYNNDLADFIQKMGYKAILCEGVDGLLQGRTPNQVYTAPNNKKIKCLLKNFRLSDDIAFRFSNSDWPEYPLTAQKFASWLHNAQSADTINLFMDYETFGEHQWKETGIFEFMAHLPEEILKNKDFSFKTVGEVADDYQIKDVYDAHATTSWADSERDLSAWLSNSMQSESLSKLYAMEEDVKNSGDKDLIERWARLQTSDLFYYMCTKYWSDGVVHKYFSPYNSPYDSYIYFINALADLEVEVNKHSLATARVF; encoded by the coding sequence ATGCCAGCAGTTTGTTTTTATTTTCAGGTACATCAACCATACCGGCTAAAACAGTATTCGTTCTTCAATATAGGTAATGATCATAATTACTCGGACGAAAGACTAAACAAAGAAATTCTGAATAAAGTATCAGATAAATGCTATTTACCAGCAAACAAGCTGATGCTTGAACTTATCAAAAAGTTCAATAAGCAGTTCAGAATATCATATTCCATCAGTGGAATAGCTCTGGAACAATTCGAAAAATACAGACCTGATGTATTGGAGTCTTTTATTGACCTTGCTAGAACGGGCTGTGTGGAGTTTCTTGGAGAAACTTATCACCACTCACTAAGCTATCTTTATTCCAAAGATGAATTTGTGAGACAGATAGAACTTCATGAAAAGAAAATCAAACATTACTTTAATCAGGAGCCAGTTGTTTTCAGAAACACAGAATTGATTTACAACAACGATCTGGCTGATTTTATTCAGAAGATGGGCTACAAAGCAATACTCTGTGAAGGTGTTGATGGCCTTCTTCAAGGTAGAACACCCAATCAGGTTTATACTGCTCCCAACAACAAGAAAATTAAATGTCTTCTTAAAAACTTCAGACTATCAGATGACATTGCTTTCAGATTTTCAAACAGCGACTGGCCTGAATATCCGCTTACTGCGCAAAAATTTGCTTCATGGCTTCACAATGCTCAATCTGCAGATACTATTAATCTGTTTATGGATTATGAAACCTTTGGTGAACACCAATGGAAAGAAACTGGCATTTTTGAATTTATGGCGCACCTGCCGGAAGAAATTTTAAAGAATAAAGATTTTTCATTCAAAACTGTTGGAGAAGTTGCTGATGATTATCAAATCAAAGATGTTTATGATGCACATGCAACTACATCCTGGGCAGATTCAGAAAGAGATCTTAGCGCCTGGTTGAGCAACTCAATGCAATCTGAATCTCTTTCCAAATTATATGCTATGGAAGAGGATGTAAAAAACTCCGGAGATAAAGACCTGATAGAAAGATGGGCGAGACTACAAACCTCAGATCTTTTCTATTATATGTGTACAAAATATTGGTCAGATGGAGTAGTACATAAATACTTCAGTCCTTATAACTCCCCTTACGATTCATACATTTACTTCATTAATGCACTTGCAGATCTGGAAGTGGAGGTAAATAAACATTCACTAGCTACAGCAAGAGTGTTTTAA
- a CDS encoding glycosyltransferase family 4 protein has translation MRKPRVLMLGWEFPPIINGGLGVACLGLCKALSQHVELSMIIPKSDPNYMVNNVELIGLNNVEVENLKKIRTSKYYKEFAHVTTVEANIFPYETAESDFDIIRGKSIDFKLDTNVNVFKVGDLYGDDVINKVIEYAKFCARLAMTKDFDIIHCHDWMTFLAGIEIKALSGKPLVLHVHSLDYDRGGPDSRGWVYDIERWGMHYADAIIPVSRYTGSIAKNHYDVDERKIYPVHNGADPVHVFHDTKDFPEKLVLFLGRVTGQKGPEYFLDIASKVIEHAPNSRFVMAGTGDKLRGLIESGAYRQIGNKFHFTGFLNKEKVHKLLSIADVYVMPSVSEPFGLSALEAAQFGIPCVISKQSGVSEVLYGALKADFWDVDKMAGHIISLLQNDSLRESVVKDAFRDLENLTWDKAADKVADVYKRVL, from the coding sequence ATGAGAAAACCAAGAGTACTAATGCTCGGATGGGAGTTCCCTCCCATTATAAATGGCGGCCTTGGGGTTGCCTGTCTCGGGTTGTGCAAAGCTTTATCCCAACATGTAGAGCTGTCCATGATCATCCCAAAATCAGATCCTAATTACATGGTTAACAATGTGGAACTGATAGGGCTGAATAACGTCGAAGTAGAGAATCTTAAAAAGATCCGCACCAGCAAATACTATAAAGAATTTGCCCATGTCACTACTGTAGAGGCCAATATTTTTCCTTACGAAACTGCTGAATCAGATTTTGATATCATTAGAGGAAAGTCTATAGACTTCAAGTTGGATACCAATGTGAATGTCTTCAAAGTAGGCGACCTTTACGGAGATGATGTTATCAACAAAGTGATTGAATACGCTAAGTTTTGCGCTCGTCTTGCAATGACAAAAGATTTTGATATTATTCATTGTCATGATTGGATGACTTTTCTTGCAGGCATTGAGATCAAAGCCCTGTCAGGGAAACCGTTGGTGCTTCATGTTCATTCTTTGGACTATGACAGAGGTGGACCTGATAGCAGAGGCTGGGTTTACGATATCGAAAGATGGGGTATGCACTATGCAGATGCCATAATTCCAGTAAGCCGTTACACAGGTTCTATTGCTAAGAACCATTATGATGTAGATGAAAGAAAAATCTACCCTGTTCACAATGGAGCAGATCCTGTTCATGTATTTCATGATACGAAGGATTTTCCTGAAAAACTTGTTCTGTTTTTAGGAAGAGTTACAGGTCAAAAAGGACCTGAGTATTTTCTTGACATAGCTTCTAAAGTAATAGAGCATGCACCCAATTCAAGATTTGTAATGGCAGGAACAGGAGATAAACTAAGAGGACTCATAGAATCAGGTGCTTACAGACAAATTGGAAATAAATTCCATTTCACAGGGTTCTTAAATAAAGAGAAAGTTCATAAGCTGCTTTCAATTGCTGATGTATATGTGATGCCATCAGTATCAGAGCCTTTCGGACTATCTGCTTTGGAAGCCGCTCAGTTTGGAATTCCCTGCGTGATATCTAAGCAGTCAGGAGTATCAGAAGTATTGTACGGGGCACTGAAAGCTGATTTCTGGGATGTTGATAAAATGGCAGGACATATAATATCTTTGCTTCAGAACGATTCCCTAAGAGAATCCGTAGTTAAAGATGCATTCCGTGATCTGGAAAATCTAACATGGGATAAAGCTGCTGATAAAGTAGCAGATGTTTATAAAAGAGTACTTTAA